A single window of Haladaptatus paucihalophilus DX253 DNA harbors:
- a CDS encoding restriction endonuclease subunit S, which yields MSEAIEQSNRNEDDNVVRLGPRSIAIPEEWDAVPFEEAIELNPRYDKPDNGPFNYLPMDAVDEDKQTIEYWTEREKDDCTTTWFKNGDTVYAKITPCTENGKIAFINGLETEVGSGSTEFLVFHPRKGVTDEQFVYYLSNLPEFRSVTISLMEGSTGRQRVPSDVFKGGLQIPLPSLPEQRRIADILSTVDERIQQTDVIIEKTNELLSGVQKDLFTTGYSDDREVGTRRLIEAPLDWDIAPLSEFTTDSAYGPRFSSDEYDENGALATLRTTDLNDDGGINHETMPLADLDPSDFEDHLLKKGDFIISRTGAYCGICTIWDDYEIPTVPGAYMIRFRLDDGLNPLFLREYVNSSVGSKKVDVLARGSSQKNLAGSDLLSMPIPVPSRTEQDRIVEVIQAVKKRIQNEREYKQKLQDLKRGLMQDLLTGKVRVNTDN from the coding sequence ATGAGTGAAGCAATTGAGCAGTCGAACCGCAACGAGGACGACAACGTTGTCCGACTGGGACCCCGTTCGATTGCGATTCCGGAAGAGTGGGACGCGGTGCCCTTTGAGGAGGCTATCGAACTTAACCCCCGGTACGACAAGCCTGATAATGGTCCGTTCAACTACCTCCCGATGGACGCTGTGGACGAGGACAAGCAAACCATCGAATACTGGACTGAGCGCGAGAAGGACGATTGCACGACGACGTGGTTCAAAAACGGAGATACCGTCTACGCCAAGATTACGCCGTGCACGGAAAACGGGAAGATTGCATTCATAAATGGGTTAGAGACGGAGGTGGGTTCTGGCTCAACCGAGTTCCTCGTATTCCATCCACGAAAAGGGGTGACTGACGAGCAGTTCGTATACTATCTCTCGAACCTCCCCGAGTTCCGGTCAGTCACCATCTCTCTCATGGAGGGTTCGACCGGCCGCCAGCGTGTCCCGAGTGACGTATTCAAAGGTGGGTTGCAGATTCCGCTCCCTTCACTCCCCGAACAACGCCGCATCGCCGACATACTCTCGACTGTCGATGAGCGGATTCAGCAGACAGACGTGATTATCGAGAAGACAAACGAACTGCTTTCCGGAGTTCAAAAGGACTTATTCACCACTGGTTATTCTGATGATCGAGAAGTAGGCACTCGCCGGTTGATTGAAGCACCTCTTGACTGGGATATTGCTCCGCTCTCAGAATTTACCACTGATAGTGCTTACGGCCCTCGTTTCAGTTCGGATGAATATGATGAGAATGGTGCCCTTGCAACATTACGTACTACAGATCTGAATGATGATGGCGGAATCAATCATGAGACTATGCCTCTCGCAGATTTAGATCCCAGTGATTTTGAGGATCATCTACTGAAAAAAGGCGACTTCATAATTAGCCGCACAGGTGCCTACTGTGGTATTTGTACAATCTGGGATGATTACGAAATACCAACAGTTCCGGGCGCATACATGATACGGTTCCGGTTGGACGATGGACTGAACCCACTGTTTCTTCGAGAGTACGTCAACAGCTCAGTAGGAAGTAAAAAAGTGGATGTTCTTGCCAGAGGTTCGAGCCAAAAGAACCTTGCTGGGTCTGACCTGCTAAGTATGCCTATACCAGTTCCAAGCAGAACAGAGCAAGATCGTATTGTTGAGGTGATTCAGGCGGTGAAAAAGCGGATTCAGAATGAACGAGAGTACAAACAGAAACTTCAGGACCTCAAACGTGGCCTCATGCAGGATCTCCTCACCGGAAAAGTCCGCGTCAACACCGACAACTAA